The following are encoded together in the Flavobacterium sp. TR2 genome:
- a CDS encoding translation initiation factor — protein sequence MDLKDQLKNLFPDHVETNEPEQVEEQEHVLYVQKEPMICKFEKRKGKPTTIIEGYEGSDEDFKILAKEIKTKLSVGGTFKDDSIIIQGDYRDKIMAILKEKGFKTKRVGG from the coding sequence ATGGACTTAAAAGATCAATTAAAGAATCTATTTCCAGATCATGTTGAAACAAATGAACCTGAACAGGTTGAAGAACAAGAACACGTTCTTTATGTTCAGAAAGAACCTATGATTTGCAAATTTGAAAAAAGAAAAGGAAAACCAACCACCATTATTGAAGGTTATGAAGGTTCTGACGAAGATTTTAAAATCTTAGCCAAAGAAATCAAAACCAAATTAAGCGTTGGCGGAACTTTTAAAGACGATTCGATTATAATTCAAGGCGATTACCGAGATAAAATAATGGCAATCTTAAAAGAAAAAGGATTCAAAACCAAACGTGTAGGAGGGTAA
- a CDS encoding nucleoside phosphorylase, with amino-acid sequence MIQSSELILNPDGSVYHLNLRPEHIAHDIIFVGDQNRVEKITQFFDSIEHSAQKREFKTQTGIYKGKRISVVSTGIGPDNIDIVLNELDALVNIDLKTRQPKEKLTSLNIIRIGTSGSLQEDIPVDSFVMSKFGLGLDNMLRSYLIDDVSITEIEDAFVAHTNWDPKKGKPYVTQCSEKLEKLIESDRIFKGITATAGGFYGPQGRVLRLNIQDEQLNNKMDNFSFDGTKITNLEMETAAIYGLSALLGHNALSLNAIIANRASGTFSADPYKAVDELIAYTLNKLAGN; translated from the coding sequence ATGATACAATCCTCAGAATTGATATTAAACCCAGACGGAAGCGTTTACCACTTAAATCTTCGTCCTGAGCATATAGCACACGACATTATTTTTGTTGGTGACCAGAACAGAGTAGAAAAAATCACTCAATTTTTTGATTCAATCGAGCATTCTGCTCAAAAAAGAGAATTCAAAACCCAAACCGGTATTTACAAAGGCAAAAGAATTTCTGTGGTTTCTACAGGAATTGGCCCTGATAATATTGATATTGTACTAAACGAATTGGATGCTTTAGTAAATATCGATTTAAAAACACGCCAGCCAAAAGAGAAACTGACTTCTTTAAACATTATCAGAATTGGAACTTCGGGTTCTTTGCAGGAAGATATTCCAGTAGACAGTTTTGTAATGTCTAAGTTTGGTTTAGGTTTGGATAATATGCTTCGCTCCTATTTAATTGATGACGTTTCAATTACGGAAATTGAAGACGCATTTGTAGCGCACACCAATTGGGATCCTAAAAAAGGAAAGCCTTACGTAACACAATGTTCTGAAAAATTAGAAAAATTAATCGAATCTGATCGAATTTTTAAAGGAATTACTGCAACAGCTGGAGGATTCTACGGACCGCAAGGAAGAGTTTTACGATTGAATATTCAAGATGAGCAACTGAATAATAAAATGGATAATTTTAGTTTTGATGGAACTAAAATCACTAATTTAGAAATGGAAACCGCAGCAATCTACGGGCTTTCGGCTCTTTTAGGACACAATGCTTTATCGTTAAACGCTATTATTGCCAACCGTGCTTCTGGAACTTTCAGTGCAGATCCGTACAAAGCTGTTGATGAATTGATTGCTTATACATTGAATAAATTGGCAGGTAATTAA
- a CDS encoding DinB family protein — protein MQNAILKFEQLLNENVNYIPTINNEVLEVKNPGKWSKKEILGHLVDSAVHNLVRFTEINYAEKPYRHRPYNQMDLVNLNQYQEIDIQELTQLWFTINRQMVRLMKSVDEKALDYKIILADESEIDLRFLMTDYVEHLEHHINQIRA, from the coding sequence ATGCAAAACGCGATTCTTAAATTTGAGCAATTATTAAACGAGAATGTCAATTATATTCCGACAATAAATAATGAAGTTTTAGAAGTTAAAAATCCTGGGAAATGGTCTAAAAAAGAGATTTTAGGACATTTGGTAGATTCTGCTGTTCACAATCTGGTTCGTTTTACAGAGATTAATTATGCAGAAAAACCATATCGCCACAGACCATATAATCAAATGGATTTAGTAAATTTAAATCAGTATCAGGAAATAGACATTCAGGAACTGACGCAGTTATGGTTTACAATAAACAGGCAGATGGTTCGACTGATGAAGTCTGTTGATGAAAAAGCCTTGGATTATAAAATCATTTTGGCCGACGAATCTGAAATTGATTTGAGGTTTTTAATGACCGATTACGTGGAGCATTTAGAACATCATATTAATCAAATAAGAGCGTAA
- a CDS encoding VOC family protein: protein MFLRVARHTNDLERIENFYVDVLEFKRLGGFEHHNNYDGVFIGKPGLDWHFEFTQSDVKAKHTFDEDDVMVLYPKTIADYDKLVNKLTQHNIAVIPSLNPFWNENGKMIQDPDGYRIVISPLKAVISEIE from the coding sequence ATGTTTTTGAGAGTGGCCAGACATACGAATGATTTAGAAAGAATTGAAAATTTCTATGTTGATGTGCTCGAATTTAAACGCTTGGGCGGATTTGAACATCACAATAATTATGATGGCGTTTTTATCGGTAAACCTGGTTTAGACTGGCATTTTGAGTTTACTCAATCTGATGTTAAAGCCAAGCATACTTTTGATGAAGACGATGTTATGGTCTTATACCCCAAAACTATTGCAGATTACGATAAATTAGTGAATAAATTAACGCAGCATAATATTGCAGTCATACCATCGCTGAATCCTTTTTGGAACGAAAACGGAAAAATGATTCAGGATCCAGATGGCTATAGAATCGTGATATCTCCTTTGAAAGCTGTAATAAGCGAAATAGAATAA
- a CDS encoding DUF4265 domain-containing protein, giving the protein MEQETHKKILFKYYSDYLDEVVSETMWAEIIDLEKGLFKLDNIPFFGPLIATDDIFYAEYDEDEERFMHRKTIQNSGNSIIQVAVLEKGFDKEIIREKLKALNCLSEGLNETFFAAEIAKDVDYSLVRSLLNEYESQEIIEFAEPCLSEKHRADLLKN; this is encoded by the coding sequence ATGGAACAAGAAACTCATAAAAAAATATTATTTAAATACTATAGTGATTATCTGGACGAAGTAGTATCTGAAACGATGTGGGCAGAAATTATTGATCTGGAAAAAGGTCTTTTCAAACTTGATAACATTCCTTTTTTTGGGCCTTTAATTGCTACAGACGACATTTTTTATGCAGAATATGATGAAGATGAAGAGCGTTTTATGCATCGAAAAACGATTCAGAATTCAGGAAATTCGATCATTCAGGTTGCTGTTTTGGAAAAAGGTTTTGATAAAGAAATTATCCGAGAAAAACTAAAAGCGCTCAATTGTTTATCTGAAGGATTGAATGAAACTTTTTTTGCCGCAGAAATAGCCAAAGATGTTGATTATTCTTTGGTGAGAAGCCTTCTGAATGAATATGAATCTCAAGAAATTATCGAATTTGCTGAGCCTTGCCTATCAGAAAAACACAGAGCAGATTTATTAAAAAACTAA
- a CDS encoding substrate-binding domain-containing protein — MKTVKIAGVPEHFNLPWHLCIENGEFEEENIDLQWTNVPEGTGKMCQMLRDGETDLAVILTEGILKDIAAGNPSKIVQIYVQSPLIWGIHVDAKSDFQTLKDLKNKKAAISRVGSGSQLMAYVNANEQGWEMDDLEFEIVNTIDGAVDALTNKKADYFMWERFMTKPLVDKGVFRRIDDCPTPWPSFIIVVRDEFLKKNAKTVETILKIINKTTVDFKEIPEIDKKLSKLFNQKAEDIKEWLKLTQWSQKNLTEKSFNKIQNQLFDLGIIDKKSIFVETVKAL, encoded by the coding sequence ATGAAAACTGTCAAAATTGCAGGTGTTCCGGAACACTTCAATTTGCCGTGGCATCTATGCATTGAAAACGGCGAATTTGAAGAAGAGAACATCGACTTACAATGGACAAATGTTCCCGAAGGAACCGGGAAAATGTGTCAAATGCTTCGTGACGGAGAAACAGATTTGGCTGTTATTCTAACCGAAGGAATTCTAAAAGATATCGCAGCCGGAAATCCGAGCAAAATTGTGCAGATTTATGTGCAGTCTCCTCTGATATGGGGAATTCACGTTGATGCAAAATCAGATTTTCAAACGCTGAAAGATCTAAAGAACAAAAAAGCGGCAATTTCGAGAGTGGGTTCAGGATCTCAATTAATGGCTTATGTGAATGCCAATGAGCAAGGCTGGGAAATGGATGATCTTGAATTTGAAATCGTAAATACAATTGATGGAGCTGTTGATGCTTTGACCAATAAAAAAGCCGATTATTTTATGTGGGAACGTTTTATGACGAAACCTCTTGTAGATAAAGGCGTTTTCAGACGTATTGACGACTGTCCAACTCCTTGGCCATCATTTATTATTGTCGTTCGTGACGAATTCTTAAAAAAGAATGCTAAAACCGTAGAAACGATCCTTAAAATCATCAACAAAACAACTGTTGATTTTAAAGAGATTCCAGAAATAGACAAGAAACTATCTAAACTGTTTAATCAAAAAGCAGAAGATATTAAAGAATGGCTGAAATTGACCCAGTGGTCTCAGAAAAACCTGACTGAAAAGTCTTTTAATAAAATTCAAAATCAATTATTTGATCTGGGAATTATTGATAAAAAAAGTATTTTTGTAGAAACCGTAAAAGCATTGTAG
- a CDS encoding transglutaminase — translation MMKFPKIDLPLLKSKLQVKSPWDRIIISILSLLITIPIFIILHQNLIDLEWAFNLDRIFIFIFVFAAIFFLLMYLRTIIILCVAVYLLILFYGSVIGNYGFSEISEDYNSMIYTMSDNPYPQDIIVAKLLPFPNKSKIINAIEYQNPKVRNFAIMATTKHFKGIRGYSDYRTIIQCFAVFKEINSRWNYVNDPKEGDYIATASESLEYFSGDCDDHSILMAAAVRSIGGTPRLIHTKGHIYPEILIGSMIDLEKVNYLIKNVLFAKESYGKKLHYHIDERGQVWMNLDYTATYPGGPFMYEEILGALTLN, via the coding sequence ATGATGAAATTCCCTAAAATTGACTTGCCGCTATTAAAATCTAAACTACAGGTGAAATCACCGTGGGACAGGATTATTATTTCGATTTTAAGTCTTTTAATCACAATTCCGATTTTCATCATACTGCATCAAAACTTGATCGATCTAGAATGGGCATTCAATCTAGACCGCATATTTATATTTATTTTTGTTTTTGCAGCCATATTTTTTCTTCTGATGTATCTCAGAACGATTATAATTCTTTGCGTTGCAGTTTATTTATTGATATTATTTTACGGCTCTGTAATTGGAAACTATGGTTTCAGCGAAATCTCAGAAGATTATAATTCGATGATTTACACCATGTCCGACAATCCGTATCCGCAGGATATTATTGTGGCCAAACTGCTTCCATTTCCAAATAAATCAAAGATTATCAATGCTATAGAGTACCAGAACCCAAAAGTGCGAAATTTTGCTATTATGGCAACAACCAAGCATTTTAAAGGAATTCGCGGCTATTCAGATTATCGAACTATAATTCAGTGTTTTGCTGTTTTTAAAGAAATAAACAGCAGATGGAATTATGTAAACGATCCAAAAGAAGGTGATTATATTGCAACCGCCAGCGAATCTCTAGAATATTTCTCTGGCGATTGCGATGATCACTCTATTTTGATGGCTGCTGCTGTGCGCTCCATCGGCGGAACTCCACGCCTTATTCATACCAAAGGGCATATTTATCCAGAAATTTTAATCGGTTCGATGATTGACTTGGAAAAAGTCAATTATTTAATTAAAAATGTGCTTTTTGCAAAAGAAAGCTACGGCAAAAAACTGCACTATCACATAGATGAGCGCGGTCAGGTCTGGATGAATCTCGATTATACTGCAACATATCCTGGCGGTCCATTTATGTACGAAGAAATTTTGGGAGCTTTAACGCTTAATTAA
- the abc-f gene encoding ribosomal protection-like ABC-F family protein, giving the protein MLILQNISYQHENKDMLFQNISFALNHHDKTALVGNNGVGKSTLLKVIAGELKPFSGQIMQDSKNYFVPQLFGQFNNLTIAEALQIKEKITSLKQILEGVVTEENLLLLNDDWTIEERCKEALSYWQLHDLDLDQKMETLSGGQKTKVFLAGIMIHEPDFVLLDEPSNHLDFAGRTLLYDFIKSTSCTLLVVSHDRTLLNLLNKTLEMTKNEISVYGGGYDFYSEQKKVENNALEQDVQSKEKALRKAKEKERETIERQNKLDSRGKKKQEKSGVARIMMNTLRNKAENSSSKLKDVHAEKISGISEDLRQLRSSLPAIDQMKFGFDTTSFLKGKTLFKASDVNYAYGTKFLWNENLNFEILSGERIAIKGLNGSGKTTLIKIILEALIPSQGQTDSLAKKAIYIDQDYSLLNQNLKIYEQAQAFNDSGLEEHEIKMRLNRFLFSRNDWDKPCNALSGGERMRLMLCCLTISNESPEIIILDEPTNNLDIQNIEILTAAINEYRGTLIVISHDQSFLDQINIEKNILLKN; this is encoded by the coding sequence ATGCTTATTCTCCAAAATATCTCCTATCAGCATGAGAATAAAGATATGCTGTTTCAAAACATCAGTTTTGCACTAAACCATCATGACAAAACCGCTTTGGTCGGTAATAATGGTGTTGGAAAATCTACATTGTTAAAAGTTATCGCAGGCGAATTAAAGCCTTTTTCAGGTCAGATAATGCAGGATTCGAAAAACTATTTTGTTCCTCAGCTTTTTGGGCAGTTTAATAATCTTACTATTGCAGAAGCTTTGCAAATAAAGGAAAAAATAACTTCACTTAAACAAATACTTGAAGGTGTTGTCACAGAAGAAAACCTGCTGCTGCTGAATGATGACTGGACAATTGAGGAACGCTGTAAGGAAGCTTTGTCTTATTGGCAGCTCCATGATTTGGATTTGGATCAGAAAATGGAAACTTTAAGCGGAGGACAAAAAACAAAAGTCTTTTTGGCGGGAATTATGATTCATGAACCCGATTTCGTTTTGCTCGACGAACCTAGCAATCATTTGGATTTTGCCGGTAGAACATTGTTGTATGATTTTATAAAATCTACTTCCTGCACGTTATTGGTTGTAAGCCACGACAGAACACTGCTGAATCTTTTGAATAAGACGTTAGAAATGACAAAAAATGAAATTTCGGTCTATGGCGGCGGTTACGATTTTTATAGCGAACAGAAAAAAGTTGAAAACAATGCTTTAGAACAAGACGTTCAGAGCAAAGAAAAGGCATTGCGAAAAGCCAAAGAAAAAGAACGGGAAACTATTGAACGTCAAAATAAATTAGATTCTAGAGGCAAAAAGAAACAGGAGAAATCGGGTGTTGCCAGAATCATGATGAACACGCTTAGAAATAAAGCCGAAAATAGCAGTTCTAAGCTCAAAGACGTTCATGCTGAAAAAATAAGCGGTATTTCTGAAGATTTGAGGCAGTTGCGCTCTTCTCTCCCGGCTATAGATCAAATGAAATTTGGATTTGACACTACTTCATTTCTTAAAGGAAAAACACTTTTTAAAGCATCTGATGTTAATTATGCTTATGGTACTAAATTCCTTTGGAATGAAAATCTCAATTTTGAAATTCTTTCTGGAGAACGCATTGCCATAAAAGGCTTAAACGGTTCAGGAAAAACAACTTTAATCAAAATTATTCTTGAGGCATTGATTCCATCGCAGGGACAAACGGATTCATTGGCTAAAAAAGCAATTTATATAGATCAGGATTATTCACTATTGAATCAGAATCTTAAAATTTACGAGCAGGCTCAAGCTTTCAATGACAGCGGTTTGGAAGAGCATGAAATAAAAATGAGGCTAAATCGCTTTCTATTTTCTCGAAATGACTGGGATAAACCCTGCAACGCGCTAAGCGGGGGCGAAAGAATGCGTTTGATGCTCTGCTGTTTAACCATTAGCAACGAATCTCCTGAGATTATTATTTTGGACGAGCCAACCAATAATCTGGACATTCAGAACATTGAAATACTTACCGCGGCAATCAATGAATATCGGGGGACATTAATAGTAATTTCGCACGATCAGTCATTTTTGGACCAGATTAACATCGAGAAAAACATATTGCTTAAAAACTAA
- a CDS encoding linear amide C-N hydrolase translates to MKSRNRIFPALLAFTLLITETVLPCTRIVYEGLNGTVITARSMDWRGEIPANLWIFPRGIERAGEVGTSSIKWKSKYGSVVTSSWDIASSDGMNEKGLVGNLLWLVESQYPAFEKNGKVKGLAVSLWLQYVLDNFSTVSEAVNALAKKEFVITSSHIPGTNIFATVHLSISDSSGDNAIFEYINGELVIHHDRKYVAMTNSPIFEQQLAINAYWKGIPGTIMLPGTNRAADRFVRASYYIDAIPKTDNIRTALSSVFGVIRNCSVPLGISSETEPNISSTRWRTVADQKNLVYYFDNVLNPNVIWVEFSKIDFSEKGKIKKLSLANNENYAGDSLLNFKETKPFQFAGLD, encoded by the coding sequence ATGAAATCACGAAACAGAATTTTTCCCGCTCTTCTTGCTTTTACATTATTGATAACCGAAACTGTTCTGCCTTGCACGCGAATCGTCTACGAAGGCTTAAACGGAACAGTCATTACTGCCCGCTCTATGGATTGGCGTGGCGAAATTCCAGCCAATTTGTGGATTTTTCCGCGTGGAATTGAAAGAGCTGGAGAAGTTGGAACCAGTTCGATCAAATGGAAATCCAAGTACGGAAGCGTTGTTACCAGTTCTTGGGACATTGCCTCTTCTGACGGCATGAACGAAAAAGGGCTCGTAGGCAATCTTTTATGGCTTGTAGAATCGCAATATCCTGCATTTGAGAAAAACGGAAAAGTAAAAGGTTTAGCGGTGTCATTGTGGCTTCAATATGTGCTTGATAATTTTTCGACCGTATCTGAAGCTGTAAATGCATTGGCTAAAAAGGAATTTGTCATTACTTCCTCTCATATTCCGGGAACCAATATTTTTGCAACAGTGCATTTATCGATTTCAGATTCTAGTGGTGATAATGCTATTTTCGAATACATAAATGGAGAACTGGTAATTCATCATGACAGAAAATATGTGGCAATGACCAACTCCCCTATTTTTGAGCAGCAATTGGCTATAAATGCGTATTGGAAAGGAATTCCAGGCACAATTATGCTTCCGGGAACCAATCGCGCCGCAGACCGCTTTGTGAGAGCCTCTTATTATATTGATGCTATTCCGAAAACGGATAATATCAGAACAGCTTTATCTAGTGTTTTTGGCGTAATTAGAAATTGCTCTGTCCCTTTAGGAATTTCATCAGAAACAGAACCTAACATCTCCTCTACCCGCTGGAGAACAGTTGCCGACCAGAAAAACCTGGTTTATTATTTTGACAATGTCTTAAATCCGAATGTTATTTGGGTTGAATTCAGTAAAATTGATTTTAGCGAAAAAGGAAAAATCAAAAAATTGAGCTTGGCAAATAATGAGAATTATGCTGGCGATTCATTGCTAAACTTTAAAGAAACCAAGCCTTTTCAGTTTGCTGGACTCGATTAA
- a CDS encoding ArsR/SmtB family transcription factor, whose product MEIRRDVFQAIADPTRRAILSLVAIQAMTPGAIAENFNSSRQTISKHIQILNECELLHQTQNGREIYYHLNPEKMKEIDKFIEPFRKMWDDRFNKLEAIMKNYKK is encoded by the coding sequence ATGGAAATTAGAAGAGATGTTTTTCAAGCCATAGCCGATCCTACCCGAAGAGCTATTTTAAGTTTAGTTGCTATTCAGGCCATGACGCCTGGAGCAATTGCCGAGAATTTTAATTCGTCAAGACAGACTATTTCAAAACATATTCAGATTTTGAACGAATGTGAACTATTACACCAGACACAAAACGGGAGAGAAATTTATTATCATTTAAATCCAGAAAAAATGAAAGAAATTGACAAGTTCATCGAACCATTCAGAAAAATGTGGGACGATCGTTTTAATAAGTTAGAAGCAATTATGAAAAACTATAAAAAATAA
- a CDS encoding SRPBCC domain-containing protein — MEKKTKIHAEDDRLDLVITREFDLPVELLFKAHTESDIVAQWMNTKVLKLESKKNGGWEYETSDSNGNVVFKANGVFHDFVPNEKIVRTFEMDNINFAPQLEFLEFEKLTEETSKLTMQIIYKSIEHRTTQLKLPFAQGLNMAHNRLEEIVTKLK; from the coding sequence ATGGAAAAGAAAACAAAAATTCACGCAGAAGATGACAGATTGGATCTTGTAATTACGAGAGAATTTGATCTGCCTGTTGAACTTTTATTTAAGGCTCACACAGAATCGGATATTGTCGCGCAATGGATGAACACAAAAGTTTTGAAACTTGAAAGCAAAAAAAATGGCGGATGGGAATATGAAACCAGCGATTCTAACGGGAATGTAGTTTTTAAAGCGAATGGTGTTTTTCATGATTTTGTTCCGAATGAAAAAATAGTCCGCACTTTTGAAATGGATAATATCAATTTTGCGCCTCAATTAGAATTTTTGGAGTTTGAAAAACTAACCGAAGAAACCAGCAAACTGACTATGCAAATTATTTATAAATCGATTGAGCACAGAACAACGCAGTTAAAACTGCCATTTGCACAAGGATTAAATATGGCGCATAACCGATTGGAAGAAATTGTAACTAAACTAAAATAA
- a CDS encoding DoxX family protein, whose protein sequence is MSKRNKIMYWVATLWLALGMTSTGIVQLIPLKEEAEMIQRLGYPLYFLTLLGVWKLLGVIAILIPKFGLLKEWAYAGFFFAMSGAVVSHLAIKDDASSLFGPILLIVLTLVSWYFRPETRRCSSN, encoded by the coding sequence ATGAGCAAAAGAAATAAAATTATGTATTGGGTTGCCACTTTATGGCTGGCGTTAGGAATGACATCAACGGGAATCGTACAGCTGATTCCGTTAAAAGAAGAAGCAGAAATGATACAGCGTTTAGGGTATCCGCTTTATTTTTTAACCCTTTTAGGCGTTTGGAAGCTTTTGGGAGTAATTGCTATTTTAATTCCTAAATTCGGTTTATTGAAAGAATGGGCTTATGCAGGTTTCTTTTTTGCAATGTCTGGCGCTGTGGTTTCGCATTTGGCGATAAAAGATGACGCTTCATCTCTTTTTGGACCAATATTATTGATTGTTTTAACTTTAGTTTCTTGGTATTTCAGACCAGAAACCAGAAGATGCAGTTCTAATTAA
- a CDS encoding DUF4256 domain-containing protein, producing MKKQLTANEQDELLSILEKRFEKNKNRHENLDWSKIEAKLKANPSKLWSLDEMERTEGEPDVIGYDAKTDEFLFADCSAESPKGRRSICYDHEALEKRKEHKPADSAVNMAEQMGVEILNEEQYKALQKLGKFDAKTSSWILTPPEIRKLGGAIFSDFRYNTVFVYHNGAESYYAARGFRALLRV from the coding sequence ATGAAAAAGCAACTTACCGCAAACGAACAGGACGAACTATTGAGCATACTCGAAAAACGTTTTGAAAAGAATAAAAACCGTCATGAGAATCTCGATTGGTCAAAAATTGAAGCAAAACTAAAGGCAAATCCGTCAAAATTGTGGTCTCTTGACGAAATGGAAAGAACTGAAGGCGAACCAGACGTGATTGGATATGATGCTAAAACGGACGAATTTCTTTTTGCAGATTGTTCTGCTGAAAGTCCAAAAGGGCGCAGAAGTATTTGCTACGATCATGAGGCGCTCGAAAAAAGAAAGGAACACAAACCTGCCGACAGTGCTGTAAATATGGCAGAACAAATGGGAGTTGAAATCTTAAATGAAGAGCAATACAAAGCGCTCCAAAAATTAGGAAAATTTGATGCCAAAACTTCGAGCTGGATTTTAACTCCGCCAGAAATTAGAAAACTCGGCGGTGCAATTTTCTCAGATTTCAGATATAATACCGTTTTTGTTTATCATAATGGCGCAGAATCATATTATGCAGCGAGAGGTTTTCGCGCTTTGCTGAGGGTTTAA
- a CDS encoding DUF2200 domain-containing protein, which yields MKNERVYKLLFSSVYPLYIQKAEKKGRTKEELDIIIKWLTRYNDKQLQEQIEKKVDFETFFAEAPELNANASKITGVICGYRVEEIEDPLIRKIRYLDKLIDELAKGKKMEKILRD from the coding sequence ATGAAAAACGAAAGAGTATATAAGCTGTTATTTTCTAGCGTTTATCCTTTATACATTCAGAAAGCTGAAAAGAAAGGGAGAACAAAAGAAGAATTAGACATCATAATTAAATGGTTAACAAGATATAACGATAAGCAGCTTCAAGAACAAATTGAGAAAAAAGTTGATTTTGAAACTTTCTTTGCCGAAGCTCCAGAACTAAATGCAAACGCTTCCAAAATCACGGGTGTGATCTGCGGTTACCGTGTAGAAGAAATCGAAGATCCGTTGATACGGAAAATTCGATATTTAGATAAATTGATAGATGAATTGGCAAAAGGCAAGAAAATGGAGAAAATTTTAAGGGATTAA
- a CDS encoding VOC family protein, whose product MENNSNDTTPKVTGLGGIFFFMDNPKETKEWYAKNLGLEINEWGSASFESRNLENPEEIESTQWCSFKKGDEYFSPSKKEFMVNYRVQNIEGLLEKLKANGVTVLDDIETYEYGKFVHIMDTEGNKIELWEP is encoded by the coding sequence ATGGAAAACAATTCAAACGATACAACGCCAAAAGTGACTGGACTTGGCGGTATTTTCTTTTTTATGGATAATCCGAAAGAAACTAAAGAATGGTATGCTAAAAATTTAGGATTAGAAATCAACGAATGGGGATCGGCAAGTTTTGAGTCTAGAAATCTGGAAAACCCAGAAGAGATAGAGTCTACGCAATGGTGCTCGTTTAAGAAAGGAGATGAGTATTTCTCTCCGTCTAAAAAAGAATTTATGGTAAACTATCGCGTTCAGAATATTGAAGGGCTTTTAGAAAAACTGAAAGCAAACGGTGTGACTGTTTTAGACGATATTGAAACGTATGAATACGGAAAGTTTGTGCACATCATGGATACTGAAGGCAATAAAATTGAACTTTGGGAACCTTAA
- a CDS encoding serine acetyltransferase, with the protein MDKSVLFAHHARGCTIVASKICENVVIFQNVSIGANLKFNKSSNEWENVGNPIIAKNVIIADGAKILGPIVIGENSVIGAGAIITKNIPSNSVAYGVNQFKPKDKNYDLIFNPNMINPQKIIHTNKKLVTAFNQQNESHSGPI; encoded by the coding sequence ATGGACAAAAGCGTTCTGTTTGCCCATCACGCACGCGGATGCACAATCGTAGCATCTAAAATCTGCGAAAATGTGGTTATTTTTCAAAACGTCTCTATTGGGGCTAATTTAAAATTCAATAAATCGAGCAATGAATGGGAAAACGTAGGAAATCCTATCATTGCTAAGAATGTCATTATCGCCGACGGAGCCAAAATTTTAGGTCCAATCGTTATTGGCGAAAATTCTGTTATCGGTGCTGGAGCCATCATTACAAAAAATATCCCTTCAAACAGTGTAGCTTATGGCGTGAATCAGTTTAAACCAAAGGACAAAAACTATGATTTGATATTTAATCCAAACATGATTAATCCGCAGAAAATCATACATACCAATAAAAAATTAGTAACAGCATTCAATCAGCAAAACGAATCACATTCCGGGCCAATATAA
- a CDS encoding VOC family protein, with the protein MKTKMIWANLVSNDLQQTIKFYSALGFKQNGQNTEELVSFSIAENNFIINFFTVERFKTALKGELVNAKNENEIIFSLSAESREEVDLWYDEVKKAGGTIFSEPENYQLGYTFGFADPDGHKFNFLYWPGM; encoded by the coding sequence ATGAAAACTAAAATGATATGGGCCAACTTGGTTTCAAACGATTTACAGCAGACCATTAAATTTTACTCTGCTTTAGGATTCAAGCAAAATGGGCAAAACACAGAAGAACTCGTAAGTTTTTCTATTGCAGAGAATAATTTCATCATCAACTTTTTTACCGTTGAAAGATTTAAAACAGCCTTAAAAGGGGAACTGGTCAACGCTAAAAATGAAAACGAAATTATCTTTTCGCTTTCTGCAGAGAGCAGGGAAGAAGTAGATCTTTGGTATGATGAAGTCAAAAAAGCTGGCGGAACTATTTTTTCTGAGCCAGAAAACTACCAATTGGGCTATACTTTCGGTTTTGCCGATCCGGATGGGCATAAATTCAACTTTTTATATTGGCCCGGAATGTGA